In Glycine max cultivar Williams 82 chromosome 7, Glycine_max_v4.0, whole genome shotgun sequence, a single window of DNA contains:
- the LOC100796027 gene encoding zinc finger BED domain-containing protein RICESLEEPER 2-like: MEDISFSPEGIYPISSPINESPSPSPSPIDQTHSPIQVDLAPSPSPVNVDHTPSPHEDEVNNVEAQGGICRLKSKIWQHFKKIKVNGLDKAECKYCKKLLGGKSKNGTKHLWQHNEICVQYKIFMRGMKGQTFLTPKVVQGKQELGAGTYDAERAREELAKAIIMHEYPLSIVDHLGFRRYSAALQPVFQVPTRNTIKKEIMKIYENERATTLKLLDSLDGRVAITSDMWTSTSQKRGYMAITAHYVDGCWNLQSQILRFIYVPAPHTSDRLCNVLTDCLMDWNIDTKLSTITLDNCTTNDAMIDKIKDKLHLGSLLRDGSLLHMRCCAHILNLIVKDGLEVVKEGVENIRDSVAYWTATPKRKEKFEETAKQLRIPYTKNLALDCPTRWNSTYKMLEIAIGYEDVFCRLKQRESQYTCLPSTLQWQFAKDICGRLKLFNTITELFSSTKHPTANLYFPNICEIKLAIKQWITSPNPMIQQMAKNMMIKFDKYWGVIHNVMGVATVLDPRYKMELLEYYYEKLYEHDSFTQVRGIQQLCYDLVSDYQMKMNKGSFGSNVGDVTGSEVVGDALSEYDRFIIRKKRARSSYVKSELDHYLEEDVLPRAVDFDILMWWKFNGVKYPTLQAIAKDILAIPVSTVASESAFSTGGQVLSPHRSRLQWTTLEALMCARSWLWSAENTGSMSYKVVAECANVMNEMVSDDEGEMMGAASVTNLEE; the protein is encoded by the exons atggaagatATTAGTTTTTCACCAGAAGGAATTTACCCTATTTCTTCACCAATTAATGAGTCTCCTTCTCCTTCACCTTCACCAATTGATCAAACTCATTCACCTATTCAAGTTGATCTTGCACCTTCTCCTTCACCTGTTAATGTTGATCATACTCCTTCACCTCATGAAGATGAAGTTAATAATGTGGAGGCACAAGGAGGAATATGTAGGCTGAAAAGTAAGATTTGGCagcatttcaaaaaaattaaagtcaatgGTTTGGACAAGGCTGAATGCAAGTATTGTAAGAAACTTCTTGGTGGAAAATCAAAAAATGGAACCAAGCATTTGTGGCAGCATAATGAGATTTGTGTTCAATACAAGATTTTTATGAGAGGGATGAAAGGCCAAACATTTCTTACCCCTAAGGTCGTGCAAGGAAAACAAGAGTTGGGTGCGGGAACTTATGATGCAGAACGTGCAAGGGAAGAGTTGGCAAAAGCAATTATTATGCATGAGTACCCACTATCAATTGTTGATCACCTTGGCTTTAGGAGATACTCTGCTGCCCTCCAACCTGTGTTTCAG GTTCCTACTAGAAACACAATTAAGAAGGAGATAATGAAAATCTATGAGAATGAACGAGCAACAACTTTGAAGTTGTTGGATAGTCTTGATGGAAGAGTGGCCATTACATCAGACATGTGGACTTCAACAAGTCAGAAGAGGGGGTATATGGCTATTACAGCTCATTACGTTGATGGTTGTTGGAACTTACAAAGTCAAATTTTGAg GTTCATCTATGTTCCTGCTCCTCATACAAGTGATAGACTTTGCAATGTATTGACTGATTGTTTGATGGATTGGAATATTGACACAAAACTGTCCACTATCACCCTAGATAATTGTACCACAAATGATGCtatgattgataaaattaaggataaattgcACTTAGGTAGTTTGCTTAGGGATGGATCTTTACTTCACATGCGTTGTTGTGCTCACATCCTTAATTTGATAGTAAAAGATGGGTTGGAAGTGGTGAAAGAAGGTGTAGAAAATATTCGGGATAGTGTAGCATATTGGACAGCAACACCCAAGAGGAAGGAAAAATTTGAGGAAACGGCTAAACAATTGAGAATCCCTTACACTAAAAATTTGGCATTAGACTGTCCAACTAGATGGAACTCAACTTATAAAATGCTTGAAATTGCCATAGGATATGAGGATGTATTTTGTCGATTAAAGCAACGAGAGTCTCAATATACTTGTTTGCCAAGTACTTTACAGTGGCAATTTGCAAAGGATATTTGTGGGAGATTGAAGTTGTTCAATACTATCACTGAATTATTTTCTTCTACTAAACATCCAACTGCTAATTTGTATTTTCCAAATATATGTGAGATTAAGTTGGCAATCAAACAATGGATTACCTCTCCTAACCCAATGATTCAACAAATGGCAAAAAAtatgatgatcaaatttgataaatattgggGTGTGATTCATAATGTGATGGGAGTTGCCACTGTTTTAGATCCTAGGTACAAGATGGAGTTGCTTGagtattattatgaaaaattgtatGAGCATGACTCTTTTACTCAAGTGAGGGGCATTCAACAATTGTGTTATGACTTAGTTTCTGATTACCAAATGAAAATGAACAAAGGCTCTTTTGGTAGTAATGTTGGTGATGTTACTGGTAGTGAAGTTGTTGGTGATGCATTATCTGAGTATGATAgatttataataagaaaaaaaagggctAGAAGTTCTTATGTTAAATCAGAGTTAGACCACTATTTAGAAGAAGATGTTTTACCAAGAGCTGTTGACTTTGATATTTTGATGTGGTGGAAGTTTAATGGTGTCAAGTATCCAACACTTCAAGCAATTGCTAAGGATATATTAGCTATTCCAGTATCTACCGTAGCTTCAGAATCTGCATTTAGCACTGGTGGTCAAGTATTAAGCCCACATCGTAGTAGACTTCAATGGACTACTTTAGAGGCTTTAATGTGCGCTAGAAGTTGGTTGTGGAGTGCTGAAAATACGG GTTCTATGAGCTATAAAGTTGTTGCTGAATGTGCTAATGTAATGAATGAAATGGTTTCAGATGATGAAG GTGAAATGATGGGTGCTGCTAGTGTCACTAATTTGGAGGAATGA